The following coding sequences are from one Pelmatolapia mariae isolate MD_Pm_ZW linkage group LG4, Pm_UMD_F_2, whole genome shotgun sequence window:
- the LOC134625388 gene encoding GTPase IMAP family member 8-like: MADERAVPSSGHSHDSPELRIVLIGGRELTGEPSNKSLSGNIILGQNVFDTSRRTAQSVAGQQEVHGRRVTVVDTPGWWWHYPLENTPKLDQIEIQNSVHLCPPGPHAFLLVFHHSFFLPQIFVSSLKEHLKLFHKDVLNHTIILFTAEDPWDEKNINFKISMWSEMQWILEQCGNRKHVLCVSNREDGSQVATLCEKIEAMVAANGGRHYPIDRAHGNALREEIKAISDRGSKRFDEVQTHRRKLRTLIEGGKTPPAHLRLVMVGAQWSAKSSAGNTILRKKAFAVHHRRTTMSCEINHGILGERTLAVVDSPGWFYNHTLQDTSETDKHEIENSVYMCTPGPHAVLLVVGLAAAFNTSYHRAVQEHMSLFRDDVWKHTIVLFTRGDWLGVKTVEERIESEEGLQWLMKQCGNRYHVLDNMKHNDEMQVQDLLEKIEEMWAGNEDSHYEVDPDCEAQLEARKEAEGKLARRIRKTTERQSRILGKLFEGERLTITDLRIVLLGREESGKSMAGNKIFFKTIFERSLLKKEFQDQRRTEKCVKHGGYFGRINVAVVETPGWPADTTAPVWLKEEVLRSVSMCAPGPHIFLLVVPISKAFTEEDHKALVELLMPFGERVWRHCMVLFTWGDWLNDRLIEEHIAGEGKSLQWLVEKCGYRYHVLNCHGLGNHFPVRQLFQKIIDLITQNKGQCFTAESKQGKKQSVLTEEEWNSREQDLIDRMLRAVANEPEEPRQPFVKRGASLDGVFIPSMSGDAPSEFGNMPELWNQRARAKVSEWLKTRAGNSDVTSGIGSMSASASHVDESPLPDEND; the protein is encoded by the exons ATGGCTGATGAGCGTGCTGTTCCCAGCTCTG GGCACAGTCACGACTCTCCAGAGTTGAGGATCGTGCTGATAGGTGGCAGAGAATTAACAGGAGAGCCCAGTAATAAGAGTCTGAGCGGTAACATCATACTGGGTCAAAATGTTTTTGACACCAGCAGAAGAACTGCCCAGAGTGTGGCGGGGCAGCAGGAGGTGCATGGCAGACGGGTCACTGTGGTGGATACTCCAGGCTGGTGGTGGCACTATCCACTAGAAAACACCCCAAAGCTGGATCAGATAGAAATCCAGAACAGCGTCCATCTGTGTCCCCCAGGACCTCACGCCTTTCTTCTGGTCTTTCATCATAGCTTTTTTTTACCCCAGATCTTCGTATCATCTTTAAAAGAGCACCTGAAACTTTTCCACAAGGATGTGTTGAATCACACCATCATACTGTTCACTGCTGAAGATCCATGGgatgaaaaaaatatcaacTTCAAAATCAGTATGTGGTCAGAAATGCAGTGGATTCTTGAGCAATGTGGAAACAGAAAACATGTCCTCTGTGTGAGTAACAGGGAGGATGGCAGTCAAGTTGCAACGCTTTGTGAGAAAATCGAGGCAATGGTTGCTGCAAACGGAGGCCGTCACTATCCCATTGATCGTGCCCATGGAAACGCTCTGAGGgaggaaataaaagcaataaGTGACAGAGGATCAAAGAGGTTTGATGAGGTGCAGACACACAGAAGGAAACTCAGAACTCTAATTGAAG GTGGTAAAACCCCACCAGCACATTTAAGACTAGTGATGGTTGGTGCTCAGTGGTCAGCCAAGAGCTCGGCTGGAAACACCATTCTGAGGAAAAAGGCTTTTGCTGTTCATCACAGAAGAACAACGATGTCCTGTGAAATTAATCACGGCATTCTGGGAGAAAGGACACTCGCAGTGGTGGATTCTCCTGGCTGGTTCTATAACCACACCCTTCAGGACACCTCTGAGACAGATAAACATGAAATAGAGAacagtgtgtacatgtgcactCCAGGACCCCACGCAGTGCTCCTCGTGGTAGGCCTGGCAGCTGCATTTAATACATCCTACCACAGAGCAGTCCAGGAGCACATGAGTCTGTTTAGGGATGATGTCTGGAAGCACACCATTGTTCTGTTCACTAGAGGTGATTGGCTGGGAGTGAAGACTGTGGAAGAACGTATAGAGAGTGAGGAAGGTCTGCAGTGGCTGATGAAGCAGTGTGGGAACAGGTACCACGTCCTGGACAACATGAAGCATAATGATGAGATGCAGGTACAAGATCTCCTGGAGAAGATTGAAGAGATGTGGGCAGGAAATGAAGACTCACATTATGAAGTTGACCCGGACTGTGAAGCACAGCTGGAGGCCAGAAAAGAGGCTGAAGGAAAATTAGCTAGAAGGATCAGAAAGACCACTGAAAGACAATCAAGAATACTGGGAAAGTTATTTGAAG GAGAGAGGCTGACAATCACTGACCTGAGGATTGTACTGCTTGGCAGAGAGGAATCTGGGAAGAGTATGGCAGGAAACAAAATCTTTTTCAAAACGATATTTGAGAGAAGTTTGTTGAAAAAG GAATTCCAGGACCAGAGAAGAACAGAAAAGTGTGTAAAGCATGGAGGATATTTTGGTAGGATAAATGTTGCTGTCGTTGAGACTCCAGGCTGGCCTGCAGACACGACGGCTCCTGTCTGGCTAAAAGAAGAAGTTCTCCGCAGCGTCTCCATGTGCGCTCCAGGCCCTCATATTTTTCTGTTGGTTGTTCCCATTTCCAAAGCATTCACAGAGGAAGACCACAAAGCACTGGTTGAGCTTTTGATGCCCTTTGGAGAGAGAGTGTGGAGACATTGCATGGTGTTGTTCACCTGGGGAGACTGGCTGAATGACAGACTCATTGAGGAGCACATTGCAGGAGAGGGAAAAAGCCTCCAGTGGCTGGTGGAAAAGTGTGGGTACAGATACCATGTCCTAAACTGCCATGGTTTGGGTAATCATTTTCCTGTCAGACAGCTCTTCCAAAAAATCATTGATTTGATCACACAGAACAAGGGACAATGTTTCACTGCTGAAAGCAAACAAGGGAAAAAACAGTCTGTGCTGACAGAAGAAGAGTGGAACAGCAGGGAGCAAGATCTGATAGACCGAATGTTGAGAGCTGTTGCAAATGAACCAGAAGAACCAAGACAACCATTTGTGAAGCGAGGAGCCAGCTTGGATGGAGTTTTCATTCCAAGCA TGAGCGGAGACGCTCCCTCAGAGTTTGGGAACATGCCAGAACTTTGGAATCAAAGAGCACGTGCCAAAGTGTCTGAATggctgaagaccagagctggaaACTCTGACGTCACCTCAGGGATTGGCAGCATGAGCGCCTCAGCCAGTCACGTGGATGAAAGTCCTCTGCCTGATGAAAACGATTAG
- the atad5a gene encoding ATPase family AAA domain-containing protein 5 — protein MMAGVVAMPSVIEDFDSQPCKKSRKDGGSPVVKTITNYFSPVPKPVEKPFSPPRSNNIMDYFSKRAPSCKEKTSSPEQTKEAGRPHSAEKHTNPETVKQLSQKRGRKTSKAARKLVGAEGVSSTEESSCVTVQESHESKDQAVDAVKSFGVLGSDTAALLAQLSAESCIPAETSERNATKIIMDEQAEKDDHQEDGSKCVELKTALNTIELSPIVPLKYEAKQVKTTPQNTRKRQQQDAKQSEPEEKEAETENSLRDVSMEVNVDESSQLNSSTVRISFEDFVRSQSQDEAEEDREDEEVKEDDRKITNETKETNSGELDISKSEENMVPEESPSFQVSPRTVTIQAQVHVSPKQEPSKAVGKLASIFNRKKGGRSPAERFSPSHAEAGHQLPSLTTKRKSNVVLQEEDLELAVLESESIPKCSEVERKQFMAAFKQPTADGSKSKPVKSQSKQKQPGEKSLDAADKTAEAETENLLTVEQTSQPSQGKKTTKKKPAKKGGKKAKEGEETVSASPAAAEEETANMIVEVEEKRPESPITTSPSMPALRRSRREAVVQKTLETTPTSPLRKTRRQTQTESKDTDVTALLHTEDSPIKMSTPKTRKSKYGVFQSELMCPPDDKESPIRMKFTRSSKNVSTSKAEGINASLPTKTSSESKKREQAKRLVQKAKVIQQNKKTLEEKSSLRRSSRTSMKRSYCEDEDSVICVDDQTASPLKEPEKMKTQKPLRSLNDVLGKAAPPGKASSGSRVGSHSQDKTARKVSAVISIFDDSSREGSENSQDDEQFRARREFLKSGLPESFKKQIAKTAATKEAYSASCSSFQLVTHTAQPPNDCSLWSLPWPESSLLCQLKELWSQTSKPLPAVSGSLGVKTAPACRSFCKRGSGWRPEISESVRQLLVEEFSTSNPQFPAQMFIARFLKKRAEHQKQFTHSEEEAATRDAAEPAGGKRKRTSERENTAKVAKKRRSNHSEENVSTAEPEPTKRGGRTRRSQRSRRGEEEEETEKTKPPLHPAPIQPEDDSMCIVEDLLSGEDTGKKDVVKEDVLWTDKYLPQHSSDIIGNTASVRRLHSWLKEWKLRADREERKKQKEKKKEDGSYDSDWDGGEDDSQDGEDMLCNTVLITGPTGVGKTAAVYACAQELGFKVFEVNASSQRSGRLILSQLKEATQSHQVDSQGVNAHKPTYFNSYGTSSSTGSLRPGSSPRKLNSPRRVVSSPRKPQSPRGAKKGSLTPVSLAKFFKTAASSTKEPQNTTKAASKKVGKANEAVLPVKSPPAPSPKEKGSEEQNKKTATSLILFEEVDVIFDEDSGFLAAIKTFMTTTKRPVVLTTSDPAFSSMFDGTFEEIHFKAPSLLNVSSYLQLLCLAEDMRTDPADIRSLLRLNGCDIRQSLLQLQFWTRSAGGRHGARPLVPTGKNETEVKPEPEEAADKSTLPPCDTGCTESKLGLLNNGQERDVLELLKSHSLVEEPGCWELLTDCKRRGVDLLYSNMEILLPLPLTHLTTSTRNPEQCASVSQDQPSASPKEQPSSTLLSTESADCSDSNSPVKMSNRMRKSKRRHHLPDQAGADSDSDSEDRFLSLCKPQNAPQAKQKVKASERAKKKPLTPEERLKSLPVSQCLESIADFLDSMSYMDSLLDRADSHRGLSSVSVVIKDGMTDESSVETDRGSSMTATGLEIQAAVEALSFRKFRVSAEEALERTRQLEGELAKEAAAELSLPVAAHRECFSFTQDGPSEPQLVERRREVTESLMLKGVFGTLGNSPPAALDYLPIMRCICRSEKLKEQGKVKRRFLHYLDAIHLGLEKRTLQLLAEDFP, from the exons ATGATGGCTGGTGTTGTGGCTATGCCTTCTGTCATTGAGGACTTTGACAGCCAG CCTTGCAAGAAATCTCGCAAAGATGGTGGCAGTCCTGTTGTCAAAACAATCACCAACTATTTCTCTCCTGTGCCTAAGCCTGTGGAGAAACCCTTCTCTCCTCCACGTTCCAACAACATCATGGACTACTTTAGCAAGAGGGCTCCATCCTGTAAAGAGAAAACCAGCTCACCAGAGCAAACTAAAGAAGCAGGGAGGCCTCACTCTGCAGAAAAACATACCAATCCGGAGACGGTGAAACAGCTGTCTCAGAAACGGGGTCGAAAAACCAGCAAAGCTGCAAGGAAACTTGTGGGGGCTGAAGGTGTCAGTTCCACCGAGGAGTCAAGTTGCGTGACTGTACAAGAATCGCATGAAAGCAAAGACCAGGCTGTAGATGCAGTTAAAAGTTTTGGAGTCCTTGGCAGCGATACAGCAGCTCTACTGGCCCAACTTAGTGCTGAGAGCTGCATTCCTGCAGAAACATCAGAGAGAAATGCCACTAAGATTATCATGGATGAGCAGGCTGAGAAAGATGATCATCAGGAAGATGGTTCTAAATGTGTTGAACTTAAAACAGCACTAAATACTATTGAGTTGTCTCCGATTGTACCCTTAAAGTATGAAGCAAAACAGGTTAAAACCACACCACAAAATACCAGAAAGAGGCAGCAACAAGATGCAAAGCAGTCAGAGCCAGAggagaaagaagcagaaactgagAACTCTCTCCGTGATGTAAGCATGGAGGTCAATGTTGATGAGTCTTCTCAGTTGAACAGCAGCACAGTAAGAATCTCCTTTGAGGATTTTGTACGGAGTCAGAGTCAGGATGAGGCTGAAGAGGACAGAGAAGATGAAGAGGTAAAAGAAGATGACCgtaaaataacaaatgaaacaaaggaaacaaactCAGGTGAGCTGGATATTTCCAAATCTGAAGAAAACATGGTTCCCGAGGAGTCGCCATCATTTCAGGTTTCACCGCGAACTGTCACCATCCAGGCTCAAGTGCACGTCTCACCAAAACAAGAACCAAGCAAAGCAGTGGGAAAGTTGGCTTCCATCTTCAACCGGAAAAAAGGCGGGCGTAGTCCTGCAGAGAGATTCTCACCTTCTCACGCAGAGGCTGGACACCAACTTCCTTCTCTGACTACCAAACGGAAATCCAACGTGGTTCTCCAGGAGGAGGATCTAGAGCTGGCAGTGCTTGAGAGCGAATCCATTCCTAAGTGCAGTGAAGTCGAGAGGAAGCAGTTTATGGCCGCTTTCAAGCAGCCCACTGCAGACGGCTCCAAATCCAAGCCTGTCAAGAGCCAAAGCAAGCAGAAGCAACCAGGAGAGAAAAGTTTGGATGCTGCTGATAAAACTGCTGAAGCTGAAACTGAAAATCTGCTGACTGTTGAGCAAACATCTCAGCCCTCTCAAGGAAAGAAAACCACTAAGAAGAAACCAgcaaaaaaggggggaaagaaAGCTAAAGAGGGAGAGGAGACTGTGAGTGcatctcctgctgctgctgaggaagAAACGGCAAACATGATTGTTGAGGTCGAGGAGAAAAGGCCAGAGTCTCCCATCACCACATCTCCTTCCATGCCAGCTCTGAGAAGATCCAGACGGGAGGCTGTAGTGCAGAAAACACTTGAAACCACCCCAACAAGTCCTCTCAGAAAAACCAGGAGACAAACTCAAACAGAGTCAAAGGACACTGATGTTACTGCTTTACTTCATACTGAGGACAGCCCTATAAAGATGTCCACCCCAAAGACCCGCAAGTCCAAATATGGCGTCTTTCAATCGGAGCTGATGTGCCCGCCTGATGATAAAGAAAGTCCAATCAG gatgaAATTTACGCGATCCAGTAAAAATGTTTCCACATCTAAGGCTGAAGGCATAAATGCGTCTTTGCCTACTAAA ACATCAAGTGAGTCTAAGAAGAGAGAACAGGCCAAGAGGTTGGTGCAAAAAGCCAAAGTGATTCAGCAGAATAAAAAAACTTTGGAGGAGAAGAGCTCTCTGAGGCGCTCATCGCGAACTTCCATGAAGAGGAGCTACTGTGAAGATGAG gATTCTGTCATCTGCGTTGATGACCAGACTGCCTCTCCTCTCAAAGAACCTGAAAAGATGAAAACCCAGAAGCCTTTACGCAGTCTGAATGATGTTTTGGGCAAAGCCGCCCCACCTGGCAAAGCCTCTTCAG gCTCCAGAGTGGGCTCACACAGCCAAGACAAGACTGCTCGCAAGGTGTCAGCTGTGATCTCCATCTTTGATGACAGCAGCCGCGAGGGCTCGGAGAACTCGCAGGATGACGAGCAGTTCAGGGCGCgcagagagttcctgaagagcgGTTTGCCCGAGTCCTTTAAAAAACAGATAGCCAAGACTGCTGCCACGAAGGAGGCGTACTCTGCCTCCTGTTCCTCCTTTCAGCTAGTGACACACACAGCGCAACCACCAAACG ATTGCTCTCTCTGGAGTCTGCCATGGCCCGAGTCCTCATTACTGTGTCAGCTAAAAGAGCTTTGGAGCCAAACATCCAAACCTCTGCCAGCAGTCAGTGGCTCGCTCGGTGTGAAGACTGCACCAGCCTGTCGGAGCTTTTGTAAAAGG GGTTCAGGCTGGAGACCTGAGATCTCTGAAAGTGTTCGTCAGCTTCTAGTTGAGGAGTTCAGCACCAGCAACCCTCAGTTCCCTGCACAGATGTTCATCGCTCGCTTCCTGAAGAAGCGCGCTGAACATCAGAAGCAGTTTACACACTCAG AAGAAGAGGCTGCGACCAGAGATGCAGCTGAACCAGCGGGAGGGAAGAGGAAAAGAACGAGTGAAAGAGAAAATACGGCAAAGGTGGCTAAAAAGCGGCGATCCAACCATTCGGAGGAGAACGTCTCCACAGCAGAGCCAGAGCCAACGAAGCGTGGAGGCCGTACAAGACGATCTCAGAGATCCAGgcgaggagaggaggaagaggagacagAGAAAACCAAGCCTCCACTCCATCCTGCTCCCATCCAACCTGAAGATGACAGCATGTGCATAGTAGAGGACTTGCTTTCAGGAGAGGACACTGGGAAAAAAG aTGTGGTGAAGGAGGACGTGCTCTGGACTGACAAGTATCTACCGCAACACTCCAGTGACATCATTGGCAACACCGCCTCAGTGAGGAGGCTGCACAG CTGGCTGAAGGAATGGAAACTCCGTGCTgacagagaagaaagaaaaaagcagaaggagaagaaaaaagaggacGGCAGCTATG ACTCAGACTGGGACGGTGGAGAGGACGACTCCCAGGATGGAGAGGACATGTTGTGTAACACAGTGCTGATCACAGGACCCACTGGAGTAGGAAAGACTGCTGCAGTGTATGCTTGTGCCCAGGAGCTGGGCTTCAAG GTGTTTGAGGTGAATGCTTCATCGCAGCGAAGTGGTCGTCTTATTCTGTCCCAGCTGAAAGAAGCCACTCAGTCACATCAGGTGGATAGTCAGGGGGTCAATGCCCACAAACCCACATACTTCAACAGCTATGGCACGAGCAGCAGCACCGGCTCTCTCAGGCCTGGATCTTCTCCAA GAAAGCTGAACTCCCCTCGCAGGGTGGTTTCCTCCCCCAGGAAACCGCAGTCGCCCAGAGGTGCTAAAAAAGGAAGCCTGACTCCAGTTTCTTTAGCTAAATTCTTTAAAACAGCGGCGTCCAGCACCAAGGAGccacaaaacactacaaaag CTGCTTCCAAGAAAGTTGGGAAAGCCAATGAGGCTGTCCTTCCTGTGAAATCACCACCAGCTCCCAGCCCCAAAGAAAAAGGCAGCGAAGAACAGAACAAGAAGACGGCAACGTCGCTCATCCTGTTTGAAGAAGTGGATGTTATATTTGACGAGGACTCTGGATTTCTAGCTGCCATCAAGACGTTCATGACGACGACTAAGAGGCCAGTCGTTCTCACGACCAGCG atCCTGCTTTCAGCAGCATGTTTGATGGAACCTTTGAGGAGATACATTTCAAGGCCCCATCTCTG TTGAACGTGAGCAGTTacctgcagctgctgtgtttgGCTGAGGACATGAGGACGGATCCCGCGGACATCCGGTCTCTGCTCAGACTCAACGGCTGCGACATCAGGCAGAgtttgctgcagctgcagttctGGACTCGCAGCGCAGGCGGCCGCCACGGGGCAAGGCCTTTAGTGCCGACGGGCAAAAATG AAACTGAAGTAAAGCCAGAACCTGAAGAGGCAGCAGACAAATCCACCCTGCCTCCCTGTGACACTGGCTGCACTGAGAGCAAGCTGGGCCTGCTCAATAATGGACAAGAGAGAGACGTTTTGGAGCTGCTCAAG AGCCACAGTCTGGTGGAGGAGCCGGGTTGTTGGGAGCTGCTGACGGACTGCAAACGACGAGGAGTCGACTTGCTCTACTCAAACATGGAGATCCTTTTACCTCTGCCGCTCACACATCTGACTACCTCTACCCGCAACCCAGAGCAGTGCGCTTCTGTATCACAAGACCAGCCTTCTGCCAGTCCGAAAGAGCAACCGTCATCCACGCTGCTATCGACAGAGTCAGCTGATTGCTCAGACAGCAACAGTCCAGTCAAAATGTCTAACAGGATGAGGAAGAGCAAGAGGAGACACCATCTACCTGACCAAGCTGGAGCTGACTCTGACTCTGACTCAGAAGATagatttctttctctctgtaagCCTCAGAACGCTCCTCAGGCCAAACAGAAAGTCAAAGCTTCAGAAAGGGCTAAAAAGAAGCCGCTGACTCCTGAGGAGCGCTTAAAAAGCCTCCCAGTCTCACAGTGTCTGGAATCAATAGCAGACTTCTTAGACAGCATGTCCTACATGGACTCGTTGCTCGACAGGGCTGACAGTCACAGAGGTCTGTCATCCGTAAGTGTGGTCATAAAAGATGGGATGACAGACGAGTCGAGTGTGGAGACCGACAGAGGGAGCTCAATGACAGCAACTGGCCTGGAGATCCAGGCGGCGGTCGAGGCTCTGAGCTTCCGCAAGTTCCGGGTATCGGCAGAGGAGGCTTTGGAGAGAACACGACAGCTGGAAGGGGAGCTGGCCAAAGAGGCTGCAGCAGAGCTCAGCCTCCCCGTGGCTGCTCATCGGGAATGTTTCAGTTTCACACAGGACGGGCCCTCAGAGCCACA GTTGGTCGAACGGAGGAGAGAAGTGACGGAGAGTCTGATGCTGAAAGGAGTGTTTGGTACTCTTGGCAACAGTCCACCAGCTGCTCTGGACTATTTACCAATCATGCGCTGCATCTGCAGATCCGAGAAGCTTAAGGAGCAAGGCAAAGTTAAGCGAAG
- the LOC134626730 gene encoding GTPase IMAP family member 8-like translates to MADKHAVSSLGHSHDSPELRIVLIGGRELTGEPSNKSLSGNIILGQNVFDTSRRTAQSVAGQQEVHGRRVTVVDTPGWWWHYPLENTPKLDQIEIQNSVHLCPPGPHAFLLVFHHSFFLPQIFVSSLKEHLKLFHKDVLNHTIVLFTAEDPWDEKNVETTISEWSEMQWILEQCGNRKHVLCVSNREDGSQVEALFEKIEAMVAANGGRHYPIDRAHGNALREEMKAISDRASKRFDEVQTHRRKLRALIEGGKTPPAHLRLVMVGAQWSAKSSAGNTILRKKAFAVHHRRTTMSCEINHSILGERTLAVVDSPGWFYNHTLQDTSETDKHEIENSVYMCTPGPHAVLLVVGLTAAFNTSYHRAVQEHMSLFRDDVWKHTIVLFTRGDWLGVKTVEERIESEEGLQWLMKKCGNRYHVLDNMKHNDEMQVQDLLEKIEEMWAGNEDAHYKVDPDREAQLEARKEAEGKLARRIRKTTERQSRILGKLFEGERLTITDLRIVLLGREESGKSMAGNNILFEEIFERVWVKKEFEDRRRTEKCVKHEGNLGRINVAVVETPGWPADTTAPVWLKEEVLRSVSMCAPGPHVFLLVVPISKAFTEEDHKALVELLMPFGERVWRHCMVLFTWGDWLNDRLIEEHIAGEGKSLQWLVEKCGYRYHVLSCHGFGNNFPVKRLFQKITDMITRNKQQCFTAESKQGKKHKLPWRSRQSVLTEEEWNSREQELIDRMLRAVANELDEPRQPFVKRGASLDGVFIPSMSGDAPSEFGKLSDLWRQASRAKVSEWLKTRAGNSDVTSGIGSMSASASHVDESPLPDEND, encoded by the exons ATGGCTGATAAACATGCTGTTTCTAGCCTCG GGCACAGTCACGACTCTCCAGAGTTGAGGATCGTGCTGATAGGTGGCAGAGAATTAACAGGAGAGCCCAGTAATAAGAGTCTGAGCGGTAACATCATACTGGGTCAAAATGTTTTTGACACCAGCAGAAGAACTGCCCAGAGTGTGGCGGGGCAGCAGGAGGTGCATGGCAGACGGGTCACTGTGGTGGATACTCCAGGCTGGTGGTGGCACTATCCCCTAGAAAACACCCCAAAGCTGGATCAGATAGAAATCCAGAACAGCGTCCATCTGTGTCCTCCAGGACCTCACGCCTTTCTTCTGGTCTTTCATCATAGCTTTTTTTTGCCCCAGATTTTCGTATCATCTTTAAAAGAGCACCTGAAACTTTTCCACAAGGATGTGTTGAATCACACCATCGTACTGTTCACTGCTGAAGATCCATGGGatgaaaaaaatgtagaaaCTACAATCAGTGAGTGGTCAGAAATGCAGTGGATTCTTGAGCAATGTGGAAACAGAAAACATGTCCTCTGTGTGAGTAACAGGGAGGATGGCAGTCAAGTCGAAGCACTTTTTGAGAAAATCGAGGCAATGGTTGCTGCAAATGGAGGCCGTCATTATCCCATTGATCGTGCTCATGGAAACGCTCTGAGGGAGGAAATGAAAGCAATAAGTGACAGAGCATCTAAGAGGTTTGATGAGGTGCAGACACACAGAAGGAAACTCAGAGCACTAATTGAAG GTGGTAAAACCCCACCAGCACATTTAAGACTAGTGATGGTTGGTGCTCAGTGGTCAGCCAAGAGCTCGGCTGGAAACACCATTCTGAGGAAAAAGGCTTTTGCTGTTCATCACAGAAGAACAACGATGTCCTGTGAAATTAATCACAGCATTCTGGGAGAAAGGACACTCGCAGTGGTGGATTCTCCTGGCTGGTTCTATAACCACACCCTTCAGGACACCTCTGAGACAGATAAACATGAAATAGAGAacagtgtgtacatgtgcactCCAGGACCCCACGCAGTGCTCCTCGTGGTAGGCCTGACAGCTGCATTTAATACATCCTACCACAGAGCAGTCCAGGAGCACATGAGTCTGTTTAGGGATGATGTCTGGAAGCACACCATTGTTCTGTTCACTAGAGGTGATTGGCTGGGAGTGAAGACTGTGGAAGAACGTATAGAGAGTGAGGAAGGTCTGCAGTGGCTGATGAAGAAGTGTGGGAACAGGTACCACGTCCTGGACAACATGAAGCATAATGATGAGATGCAGGTACAAGATCTCCTGGAGAAGATTGAAGAGATGTGGGCAGGAAATGAAGACGCACATTATAAAGTTGACCCGGATCGTGAAGCACAGCTGGAGGCCAGAAAAGAGGCTGAAGGAAAATTAGCTAGAAGGATCAGAAAGACCACTGAAAGACAATCAAGAATACTGGGAAAGTTATTTGAAG GAGAGAGGCTGACAATCACTGACCTGAGGATTGTACTGCTTGGCAGAGAGGAATCTGGGAAGAGTATGGCAGGAAACAACATCCTTTTTGAAGAGATATTTGAGAGAGTTTGGGTGAAGAAG GAATTCGAGGACCGGAGAAGAACAGAAAAGTGTGTAAAGCATGAAGGAAATTTAGGTAGAATAAATGTTGCTGTCGTTGAGACTCCAGGCTGGCCTGCAGACACGACGGCTCCTGTCTGGCTAAAAGAAGAAGTTCTCCGCAGCGTCTCCATGTGCGCTCCAGGCCCTCATGTTTTTCTCTTGGTTGTTCCCATTTCCAAAGCATTCACAGAGGAAGACCACAAAGCACTGGTTGAGCTTTTGATGCCCTTTGGAGAGAGAGTGTGGAGACATTGCATGGTGTTGTTCACCTGGGGAGACTGGCTGAATGACAGACTCATTGAGGAGCACATTGCAGGAGAGGGAAAAAGCCTCCAGTGGCTGGTGGAAAAGTGTGGGTACAGATACCATGTCCTCAGCTGCCATGGTTTTGGTAATAATTTTCCTGTTAAACGGCTCTTCCAAAAAATCACTGACATGATTACAAGGAACAAGCAACAATGCTTCACTGCTGAAAGCAAAcaagggaaaaaacacaaactgcccTGGCGATCAAGACAGTCTGTGCTGACAGAAGAAGAGTGGAACAGCAGGGAGCAAGAGCTGATAGACCGAATGTTGAGAGCTGTTGCAAATGAACTAGATGAACCAAGACAACCATTTGTGAAGCGAGGAGCCAGCTTGGATGGAGTTTTCATTCCAAGCA tgagtGGAGATGCTCCCTCCGAGTTTGGGAAACTGTCAGATCTTTGGAGACAGGCATCACGTGCCAAAGTGTCTGAATggctgaagaccagagctggaaACTCTGATGTCACCTCGGGGATTGGCAGCATGAGCGCCTCAGCCAGTCACGTGGATGAAAGTCCTCTGCCTGATGAAAATGATTAA